Proteins encoded by one window of Candidatus Poribacteria bacterium:
- a CDS encoding WD40 repeat domain-containing protein, with protein MKMTKLVSFIPILTVAVFLANGWAGDLPMGAIARIDVGEGPVNAIAYSRSTNRIAVAAANSIYIYDASTYEKQMVFTEHTDSVLAVAFSPNGKRLVSGGLDKTVRLWHADTGKLRNTREEHTAPVNTVAFSVDGKRFWSASSENNTIRSWYARDGGRWSSRVSSNTNVVFIAIACSYKGAPVAKARALDSMSDCIIEFRGGNHWRVVSGHADPVSVLTLYADGKTLATGSADKTIELWNKADTNKPLHTLTGHTGGITAIDFSVDAKLLASGSSDKTVRLWDLTTGQSIQTFSGHTGEIGAVIFLEDKALVGIALAKAKALVSGGSDGTVFIWNLDKIVSAD; from the coding sequence ATGAAAATGACGAAATTAGTAAGTTTTATTCCTATTTTGACCGTCGCTGTATTTCTCGCAAACGGATGGGCAGGAGACTTACCGATGGGTGCAATTGCTCGAATTGATGTCGGTGAGGGACCTGTAAACGCCATCGCATATTCTCGATCCACAAATCGGATCGCTGTAGCCGCTGCGAACAGCATCTATATCTACGATGCGAGCACCTATGAAAAACAGATGGTATTTACCGAACATACCGATTCGGTGTTAGCCGTCGCCTTTTCTCCGAACGGCAAACGTCTCGTCAGTGGCGGTTTGGACAAGACGGTACGGTTGTGGCATGCCGACACCGGGAAACTCAGAAATACCCGCGAAGAACACACAGCACCTGTGAATACGGTTGCGTTCTCTGTTGATGGTAAAAGGTTTTGGAGTGCAAGTAGCGAAAACAACACAATTCGGTCTTGGTATGCGCGTGATGGTGGGCGCTGGAGTTCTCGAGTTTCTTCAAATACGAATGTTGTGTTCATAGCAATCGCATGTTCATACAAGGGGGCACCCGTGGCAAAGGCAAGAGCGTTAGATAGTATGAGTGATTGCATTATTGAGTTCAGAGGCGGTAATCATTGGCGTGTTGTAAGTGGACATGCAGATCCGGTTAGCGTCCTAACCCTTTATGCGGATGGAAAAACCCTCGCCACTGGAAGCGCGGACAAGACAATTGAGTTGTGGAATAAAGCAGACACCAACAAACCGCTTCATACGCTTACAGGGCATACAGGCGGTATAACTGCTATAGACTTTTCAGTAGATGCGAAACTTCTTGCCAGTGGGAGTTCAGATAAAACGGTTCGGTTGTGGGATCTTACAACTGGGCAATCCATCCAGACATTCTCAGGACACACAGGTGAAATCGGGGCTGTGATATTCTTAGAAGACAAAGCACTTGTGGGAATAGCACTCGCCAAAGCGAAAGCTCTTGTCAGTGGAGGTTCAGATGGCACCGTTTTCATCTGGAATCTGGACAAAATCGTCTCAGCTGATTAG
- a CDS encoding RNA polymerase sigma factor encodes MANNDVELIQQSLAGDQSAFANLVKKYQKSVHALAWRKIGDFHIAEEVTQDTFLQVHKKLETLKDPHRFEGWLYRIASRQCHAWLRKKRMQTQSLEETDPALIEKMTYSQYIAEEQAKAATEAQRSIAHKLLARLRESERTVVTLHYFGEMTVEEISRFLGVSASTIKSRLRRARLRLKKAEPMIREALEGFQIRANLTENIMQEISRIEPVVPAGGKPFIPWAIAASTLALVVLALGVSNAYLTRFQQPYNFDATSEMTVELIDTPIVLNLASKPDVRTQIGKSTIPNRGSGFTPSMSQSEYMPRFLTAQTQIVTLNDAEPSRDVLSVFRTPDAEYQDYTVVEIDTTAFKEGGVLTVELWMGSAEAAGAFILFDSDTELATDGMPKVILTAASGIVPGKSGRLTHRFDKGGRFKLGATGNAFSGKGKVNSFLATISVDSAPR; translated from the coding sequence ATGGCAAACAATGATGTCGAACTCATCCAACAAAGCCTTGCAGGCGACCAAAGTGCTTTCGCTAATTTGGTAAAAAAATACCAAAAGTCTGTCCACGCGCTTGCATGGCGGAAGATAGGGGATTTCCACATCGCTGAAGAGGTTACACAGGACACCTTCCTGCAAGTCCATAAAAAACTGGAGACCCTGAAGGATCCACATCGGTTTGAGGGATGGCTGTATAGAATCGCTTCACGCCAGTGCCACGCCTGGCTTAGAAAGAAACGGATGCAGACGCAATCGTTGGAGGAAACCGACCCCGCGCTGATAGAAAAGATGACGTATTCTCAATACATTGCCGAAGAGCAGGCAAAGGCTGCGACAGAAGCACAGCGCAGTATCGCCCATAAATTGCTTGCACGGCTGCGGGAAAGTGAACGTACCGTTGTTACACTCCACTACTTCGGAGAAATGACGGTTGAAGAGATTAGCCGGTTTTTAGGTGTGTCGGCGAGTACCATTAAAAGTCGGCTCCGTCGCGCCCGGCTCCGTCTCAAAAAAGCCGAACCGATGATCCGAGAGGCACTGGAGGGTTTCCAAATCAGGGCGAATCTCACCGAGAATATCATGCAAGAAATCTCACGCATTGAACCCGTGGTCCCCGCCGGTGGTAAACCGTTCATTCCGTGGGCAATCGCCGCTTCAACCCTTGCCCTCGTGGTGTTGGCACTTGGTGTCAGCAATGCGTATCTAACGCGTTTCCAGCAGCCTTACAACTTTGATGCCACATCGGAGATGACAGTAGAACTCATTGATACGCCGATTGTTCTGAATCTGGCATCGAAACCGGATGTGCGCACCCAAATCGGTAAGTCTACTATACCTAATAGAGGCAGTGGGTTTACCCCAAGCATGAGTCAATCCGAATATATGCCAAGATTTCTCACCGCACAGACACAGATCGTTACACTCAACGATGCGGAGCCTTCGCGAGATGTTTTGAGTGTCTTCCGGACACCAGACGCTGAATATCAAGATTACACCGTTGTTGAGATTGATACGACAGCGTTTAAAGAGGGCGGTGTCCTCACTGTTGAACTCTGGATGGGGAGCGCAGAGGCTGCGGGGGCTTTCATCCTGTTTGACAGCGACACCGAACTCGCTACAGACGGGATGCCCAAAGTTATACTGACCGCAGCATCGGGGATCGTCCCCGGTAAATCGGGGAGGCTCACGCACCGTTTTGACAAAGGCGGACGTTTTAAGTTAGGTGCCACCGGTAATGCATTCAGTGGAAAAGGAAAAGTTAACTCCTTTCTCGCAACAATCTCTGTAGACTCCGCCCCAAGATAA
- a CDS encoding sigma-70 family RNA polymerase sigma factor, with protein MKQENDAQLIDDILSGDTTAFNTLVEKYQKSVHALVWRKIGDFHYAEEITQDTFLQAYKKLSTLKNPNLFAGWLYVIANRLSIKWLREQKPVPQSLETIPVNEIEESSYTRYVSEHQDINATEYRRELVQKLLEKLPDSERTVMTLYYLSEMTTKEIGKFLGVSVHTITSRLQRARKRLQRDEERLVQEVLGGVQVSARLSENIMREVAEIETTSPPISKPLLPWAAFSAAVVLIVVLLGTSNQYLARFQKPYSFEAQSEPTIEIIDTLVTLDIDSKPDVRNQIGQAAFPGKSNSHGLQTSETPLAATVGVDAAKFSTSQWMQVSGPQKGPAYGIFTTPEGTLHASTQTGIYRLPTGETTWGRINANPSINRGYISMAAYRDTLYIASIDEIFASNDDGETWHVFCSRPSGRAVGLVITDAPESTRSPTPITMYLALRDKGVFQSTDAGTEWNLLSEGLTNRRIYSIAAIENRVFVGTDEGLYRLNAGVWQELSVDAAKTTQSLENFEDKTPTNTDSGFYRFSSGIWEQVPIESVNAIHALAAFENNLYVGMGPDLSMWARSTKSELAELGVIVDVNSVQGGIFRSADLGESWTEITPKDKPLFFTVLTGIKLLVAGETLLVQGVEQFRSTDAGRTWTQLDTAPVPSPLDFRRIVAADERVFYSIGGDGVYRTTDAGDSWHLFMAGVIGTGIRSLVAFNNGLCAYTGRDIVQSTDGGESWKRIPVDTDDYFMLSYGSKLTVKDGKLYGIASEVKNFRIFGLSAEGDTLVPREKTPAFDEEMLSTESWKTLAAAEQFHLPDDLEENPQLTKTLRNMTTFARVGGFAVSGETFYVEYLRRLFKWKPGDPEWTDTGLIDLTQKSPWGQRGYGFKLAASGETVYVGKRDGKLFQSFDGGNSWRDITLILPLRFTYFKEIVFAGSTVHVATDTGVLASQNGEHWRVLTDGMGQSPVIDMFAVDGTTVYGAGNAGAYHLGSRGKWEQVSPNVPGKIISLAINNDRLYVVASRRGLFHIPLDEKFHKASISE; from the coding sequence ATGAAACAAGAAAACGATGCTCAGTTAATCGACGATATCTTGTCTGGCGACACCACCGCATTTAACACTTTGGTCGAAAAGTACCAAAAGAGTGTCCACGCGCTCGTCTGGCGAAAAATCGGTGATTTTCATTACGCTGAAGAGATTACACAAGATACCTTCCTACAGGCATATAAAAAACTTTCGACGCTCAAGAATCCGAATCTATTCGCCGGATGGCTGTATGTCATTGCAAATCGACTCAGCATCAAGTGGCTACGAGAGCAAAAACCTGTCCCACAATCGTTAGAGACCATACCTGTGAACGAGATAGAAGAATCCTCTTATACGCGTTATGTGTCCGAACATCAGGATATAAACGCAACCGAGTATCGCCGCGAACTCGTCCAAAAACTTCTCGAAAAACTCCCTGATAGTGAACGCACGGTTATGACACTTTACTATCTCAGTGAAATGACGACCAAGGAGATTGGCAAATTCTTGGGAGTCTCGGTGCACACGATTACGAGTCGGCTCCAGCGGGCAAGAAAACGTCTACAGCGTGACGAAGAACGCTTGGTTCAGGAGGTGCTCGGCGGTGTACAGGTCTCGGCACGTCTCAGCGAGAATATCATGCGAGAAGTCGCAGAGATAGAAACGACATCTCCACCAATTAGCAAACCGTTGCTACCGTGGGCGGCTTTTAGTGCAGCCGTGGTCTTGATCGTCGTGCTGCTTGGCACAAGCAACCAATACCTTGCGCGCTTTCAGAAACCGTATAGCTTCGAGGCACAATCTGAACCGACTATCGAAATTATTGATACACTTGTTACGCTTGATATCGATTCAAAACCGGATGTCCGAAATCAGATTGGACAAGCTGCGTTCCCCGGAAAAAGCAACAGTCATGGTTTACAGACCTCTGAAACGCCGCTGGCAGCTACCGTCGGAGTGGATGCTGCAAAGTTTTCTACCTCGCAGTGGATGCAGGTATCTGGACCTCAAAAGGGACCCGCCTATGGCATCTTTACGACCCCCGAAGGAACGCTCCACGCCTCTACACAGACAGGTATTTACAGATTACCAACGGGAGAAACGACGTGGGGGCGCATCAATGCAAATCCATCAATTAATAGGGGCTACATATCAATGGCAGCATATAGGGACACCCTCTATATCGCTTCCATTGATGAAATCTTTGCTTCAAATGACGATGGCGAGACGTGGCACGTCTTTTGCTCGCGACCCAGCGGACGTGCTGTTGGATTGGTAATAACCGATGCCCCCGAATCCACCCGTTCGCCAACACCTATTACAATGTATCTCGCTCTCCGAGATAAAGGCGTTTTCCAATCTACGGATGCCGGCACCGAGTGGAATTTACTTAGTGAAGGATTAACAAACAGACGCATTTACAGCATTGCTGCGATTGAAAACAGGGTATTTGTTGGAACAGATGAAGGACTCTACCGCCTCAACGCGGGTGTTTGGCAGGAATTATCGGTGGATGCCGCCAAAACTACCCAATCTCTTGAGAACTTTGAAGACAAGACTCCTACTAACACAGACAGCGGTTTCTATCGTTTCAGCTCAGGTATTTGGGAACAGGTGCCGATAGAATCTGTCAATGCTATTCATGCCTTAGCAGCCTTTGAGAATAATCTTTATGTTGGCATGGGACCGGATCTGTCTATGTGGGCGAGATCGACGAAATCGGAATTAGCGGAATTAGGTGTAATAGTGGATGTGAACTCGGTGCAGGGCGGAATTTTTCGCTCAGCAGACTTGGGGGAATCATGGACTGAGATAACGCCTAAGGATAAACCGCTCTTTTTTACAGTCCTAACCGGTATAAAGCTTTTGGTTGCGGGTGAGACGCTCCTCGTACAAGGTGTTGAACAATTCCGGTCAACAGACGCGGGGCGGACTTGGACGCAATTGGACACTGCCCCTGTTCCGTCTCCACTTGATTTCCGACGAATAGTCGCGGCGGATGAAAGGGTTTTTTATTCAATTGGCGGAGACGGTGTTTATCGCACAACGGATGCTGGCGACTCATGGCATCTATTTATGGCGGGTGTCATAGGAACGGGGATTCGGAGTTTGGTAGCATTCAACAACGGACTCTGTGCGTATACCGGCAGAGACATCGTTCAGTCAACCGATGGTGGCGAATCGTGGAAAAGGATTCCCGTTGATACTGACGATTACTTCATGTTGTCTTATGGTTCAAAGTTAACGGTTAAAGATGGTAAGCTTTATGGCATCGCATCTGAAGTGAAAAATTTTCGGATTTTCGGTCTATCTGCGGAGGGTGATACCCTCGTTCCAAGAGAAAAAACACCTGCTTTTGATGAAGAAATGCTTTCCACCGAGTCGTGGAAAACGCTTGCAGCGGCAGAACAGTTCCATTTGCCTGATGACCTCGAAGAGAACCCTCAGTTGACGAAAACATTGCGCAATATGACTACCTTTGCAAGGGTCGGCGGATTTGCAGTCAGTGGTGAGACATTCTATGTCGAGTACCTCCGGCGGCTTTTCAAGTGGAAACCCGGCGACCCGGAATGGACGGATACTGGATTAATAGACCTTACGCAAAAATCCCCTTGGGGTCAGCGAGGCTATGGGTTCAAGTTAGCCGCATCTGGAGAAACCGTCTACGTCGGGAAGCGAGATGGTAAGTTGTTTCAATCATTTGACGGTGGAAACAGTTGGAGAGATATCACGTTAATCCTTCCGCTTCGTTTTACGTATTTCAAGGAGATAGTTTTTGCGGGATCAACGGTTCATGTTGCAACAGATACGGGTGTTTTGGCTTCACAGAACGGGGAACACTGGCGCGTGCTGACCGATGGAATGGGGCAGAGTCCCGTTATAGACATGTTCGCTGTAGATGGTACCACGGTTTATGGTGCTGGTAATGCGGGTGCCTATCATTTAGGGAGCCGTGGCAAGTGGGAACAGGTTTCTCCAAATGTTCCGGGTAAAATTATCTCTCTCGCCATCAATAACGACAGACTTTATGTTGTTGCCTCACGTCGTGGGTTATTTCACATCCCACTTGATGAGAAATTTCACAAGGCATCAATCAGTGAATAG